The Equus przewalskii isolate Varuska unplaced genomic scaffold, EquPr2 ChrUn-12, whole genome shotgun sequence genomic interval AGCAATACAGTGGTAAAGACCAAGAAGGTCCTTGTTCCTATGGAGTTTACATTGTAATGGGAGgagacaaacaaagaaacaataaataagaaaaatatgagataGTGGTAAGTGCCATGCAGGAAATTAAAATAGGATCATGTGGTAGAAAGTAAATGGCTTGCTATTGTAGAAAGGGGGGTCAGAGAAGtcctctctgaagaggtgacatttaaactcAGAGCCAAAGAGCAAGAAAGAGCCAACCATGTGAAGATTTtggaggaagaatattccaggtaGAGAGACTAGGTAGTGTAAATGTCCTAAAACAGGAATAAGCTTGATGggattaaaatatagaaagaaactAATGTGGTTGGAGCCCAGTGATTGAGGGAAAGAATGGTACATGATGGAGTTAGAGAGGCAGGGTCAGATGTTGACTTCTGTAAGCCTAAGATGtctagattttattctaaatatgatAGGAAGGAAACCATGGAGGGTTTTGAGAAGGGGAGTAATGATGTGATTTACGTTTATGCCAGCTACTATATGAAATTAGATTGCTGGAGGTAGAGGGGCAAGAGTGGCCCTGGAGAGACCAATTAAAAGACTAAAGGAGTAGTTCAAGCAAGAGATAATGGTGGCTTAGACTGTAGTGGTGGAGCGTAATAAAGAGGTGTGGTTAAATTCAAGATGTATTTTGGAGGTAGGAAAATTATATTGAGTACAGACCTCTGTTGTCAGGGtggattaaaaatcaaaaacatagaCTGTTCTTAAGGAATTTATAATCTGACACATTTGACAAGCTGCTTAAcacctctgggcctcacttttttttttttaaagattttatttttttcctttttctccccaaagccccccagtacatagttgtatatttttagttgtgggtccttctagttgtggcatgtgggacgccacctcagcatggcttgatgagcggtgccatgtccacacccaggattcgaactgatgaaacactgggccgcctgcagcgaagtgcatgaacttaaccactgggccacggggccggccccctcacttttttttttttaacaaaaagattgGATTTAAATGTTCTATAATATGTCTTGAGTCTCTGAAACAACTGAAGCTTGTTCTTTCAAAACAAATTTGCACTATTATAGTTGAAGTTGAATGTGTGCGTGTGCTAATGGGTTGCCAAGTGGAAAAGTGAAATTTGAGGTTGATCTTGGAAGAGTTGATGATACTCATGCATTTTAAGCCAGGATCACATAAACACATGTTACAGAAAGGTGGGAGAACATTTCTAGTAGTGGTTAATAGCATTCACTTCTGGTGTTCTAATGTGTAATCCCTTTGCATTATGGGAAAAACAATATTTAAGTCTTCTGTTGGATATGCTGAATGGATATACATGCCCTTCCTTAATGACCCTTCTGTCCTATACATCCCAGGTACTATCTGTTTTCCCTCATCATGAACTTGAGCCGTGATGCTTATGAGATTCGCCTTCTGATGGAACAAGAGTCTTCAGCTTGTAGCCGGCGACTGAAGGGTTCTGGAGGAGGAGTCCCAGGAGGAATTGAAATGAGGGGATCTGGGGGTCCAGGGGCTCCAGGAGGAGGCCTGCCCCAACTGGCTCTGAAGTTTCGGCTCCGAGTCCTGCTCCTGGCTCGGGTCCTTCGAAGTCATCCCCCACTTCTGCTGGATGTAGTCAGAAATGCCTGTGATCTCTTCATTCCACTGGACAAACTAGGCCTCTGGCGCTGTGGCCCTGGGATTGTGGGGCTTTGTGGCCTCATGTCCTCCATCCTGTCTATTCTCACCCTAATCTGCCCTTGGCTACGGCTCAAGCCCTGATACTCTGGTACAAGATAAGGAGGGGACCTGAATTGGTAAGATGGAATCTTAGATCATCCCTGGTGTACCAGCTTCATTCTACCTCTACTCCTTGGTTAAAGTTAAAAATCCAGAGAC includes:
- the PEX11B gene encoding peroxisomal membrane protein 11B, with protein sequence MDAWVRFSAQSQARERLCRAAQYACSLLGHALQKHGASPELQKQIRQLEGHLSLGRKLLRLGNSADALESAKRAVHLSDVVLRFCITVSHLNRALYFACDNVLWAGKSGLAPRVDQEKWAQRSFRYYLFSLIMNLSRDAYEIRLLMEQESSACSRRLKGSGGGVPGGIEMRGSGGPGAPGGGLPQLALKFRLRVLLLARVLRSHPPLLLDVVRNACDLFIPLDKLGLWRCGPGIVGLCGLMSSILSILTLICPWLRLKP